The following is a genomic window from Micrococcus cohnii.
GGATCGGCGACGCGCGGCGTGACCGGGCTGCGCCCTGGCCGTTTCAAGCGCTCACACCTGCCTCAGAATCACGGTCGAGCGGGGCGGCAGGTCCAGCACCTGGCCGGCCTCCACGACGGGCCGCTCCCCCGCGTGCGGGGCCTGTGTGGCGGCCAGGTCGGCCGAGGTGTCGACGACGATCTCCCAGCGGCCGGGGAAGAACGGTCCGGGCAGCGTGTAGGGCACGGACTCCCACCAGGCGTTCATGAGCACGTAGAAATCCCGGTCGGCGCCCTCCGGGTCCGCCGCGGCCTCGGGCTGTGCGTTCCCGTTGAGGTAGAACGCGATCGAGCGGGCCTCGGCGCCCCAGTCCTCCTCGGTCTTGGCGGTCGCATCGGGTTCGAGCCAGACGATGTCCGGCAGCGGCGCCTCGACGTCGCGTGCGGCGGGGCGGCCATCGAAGTGCCTGCGGCGGCGGAACACGGTGTGCTCACGGCGCAGCCGGATGAGCCGGGCGGTGAAGTCCAGCAGGTCCTCGTCGAGGTTCGCCCAGTCGATCCAGGCCAGCTCGTTGTCCTGGCAGTAGGTGTTGTTGTTGCCCTGCTGCGTGCGCCCGAGCTCGTCTCCGTGGCTGATCATCGGCACACCCTGGGACACCATGAGCGTGGCGAGGAAGTTGCGCTGCTGCCGTCCGCGCAGCGCACGGATCGCCGGATCGTCGGTCGGTCCTTCGGCCCCGCAGTTCCACGAGCGGTTGTGGGAGTCGCCGTCGCGACCGTCCTCACCGTTGGCCTCGTTGTGCTTCTCGTTGTAGGAGACCAGATCGGCGAGGGTGAACCCGTCGTGGGCGGTGACGAAGTTGACCGAGGCGCCGGGGGTGCGCCCGTCGCCCTCGTACAGGTCCGCCGACCCGGTGATGCGGGTGGCGAACTCGCCGAGGGTCCCGGGTTCTCCGCGCCAGAAGTCGCGCACCGTGTCCCGGTACATGCCGTTCCACTCGGACCACAGGCCCGGAAAGTTGCCCACCTGATAGCCGCCCCAGCCGACGTCCCACGGTTCGGCGATCAGTTTCACGGTGCGCATCACGGGATCCTGGCGGACGACGTCGAAGAAGCTCGAGAGCATGTCCGGGCCCTGCTCTCCCTCGACGCGGGTGAGCGTGGTGGCCAGGTCGAAGCGGAACCCGTCGACGTGCATCTCGGTCACCCAATACCGCAGGGAGTCCATCACCAGCTGCAGCGACTTCGGGCTGGACAGGTTCACCGAGTTCCCCGTGCCCGTGTAGTCCATGTAGTGCCGCTCGTCGTCCTCCATGAGGTGGTAGTAGCCGGCGTTATCCAGGCCGCGCAGCGAGAGCATGGGGCCGAGGTGGTTGCCCTCCGCGGTGTGGTTGTAGACGACGTCGAGGATCACCTCGAGCCCGGCGGCGTGCAGGTCCTTCACCATCTGCTTGAACTCGCGGACCTGTCCGCCGATCTCGCCGTCCGATGCATACGCGGCGTGCGGGGCCAGGTAGCCGAGGGTGTTGTAGCCCCAGTAGTTGTGCAGGCCCTTGTCCTGCAGCGTCGCGTCGTCGACGAACTGGTGGACGGGCATGAGCTCGACCGCGGTGACGCCCAGTCGAGTGAGGTGCTCGACGACCGCGGGGTGCGCCAGCCCGGCGTACGTGCCCCGCAGGTGCTCGGGCACCTCCGGGTGCGTGGCGGTCATGCCCTTGACGTGGGTCTCGTAGACGATCGTGTCCGTGAGCTCGGTGGCCGGCGGCGCGTCCTCGCCCCAGTCGAACTCGTCCGACTGGACCACGGAGAGCATGGTCAGGCCGAGGTTGTCCGTCTCGTCCCGGACGTTCTCGTCCTCGAACGAGTAGGCATGATGGGCCTGCCCCCACTGATGGGTGCCCGTGAACGCCTTCGCGTAGGGGTCCGCGAGCAGTTTGTGCGGGTTGAACCACAGCCCGCTCTGCGGCGCCCACGGCCCGTCGACGCGGAACCCGTAGCGCTGCCCGGCGCCCACCCCGGCGACATGGACGTGCCAGGTCGAACCGTGACGCTCGGTCAGTTCGATCCGTTCCTCGCCTCCGTGCTCGTCGATGAGGCACAGGTACACGGCCTCGGCTTCCCGGCCGGTGCTCACGGCGAAGTTGGTGCCGTGCTCGTCGACGGTGGCGCCGAGCGGGTACGGCATGCCGGTGTCCAGGGTGCGCATGTGTCTCCGGGTTCTCGAGGGGCGGGCCGCCGGGGCCGCTCGCGGGGCGGTCTCGCGGAGGCCGGATACCCGACCATCGTAGTGAGGGCAGCTGGATGCACGCGGCGCGTCGCCGGAACGGCGGCTCGAGATGCCCGGGCGCCGCGCCGGGGCGTGCCGACGATGCGGAGCCAGTGCGCCGCCCGGGGTTCGTCAGCAGGCCAACTCCAGGACACCTTGGACCCTTAGCGTCCCGAGTGTCCGACGCGCCGGCCTGACCGGCGCCTGCGTCCAGGAAGGGTGAGTGATCCTCGCACATGCGCATCTCCGTCATCGGCACCGGATACCTGGGGGCCACCCACGCCGCGTGCATGGCCGAGCTCGGCTTCGAGGTGATCGGTGTCGACGTCGACCCCGCCAAGATCCAGCGCCTGGCCCGCGGCGAGGTCCCGTTCCACGAGCCCGGGCTGCCGGAGCTGCTCGTGAAGCACGTCGACAGCGGCCGTCTGCGGTTCACCACGGACTACGCGGAGGTCGGTGGCTGGGCCGACGTGCATTTCATCGGTGTCGGCACACCGCAGAAGGACGGTGAGAACGCGGCGGACATGCGTTTCGTCGACGCGGCAGCGATGTCCCTGGCCGAGGCGATCACCCGGGACGCACTGATCGTCGGCAAGTCGACCGTCCCGGTGGGCACCGCCGCCCGACTGCGCGAGGCGATCGCCGCCCGCCGCACCGAGAACGGCCTGCCTGGTCGCGTGGAGCTGGCGTGGAACCCGGAGTTCCTGCGTGAGGGCTACGCGGTGAAGGACACCATCTCGCCGGACCGGCTCATCGTGGGTGTGGAGTCGGCGCACGCCGAGCAGCTGCTGCGCGAGGTGTATGCGGCCCCGCTCGAACAGGACACCCCGTGGATCGCCACGGACTTCCAGACCGCGGAGCTGGTCAAGGTCGCCGCGAACGCGTTCCTGGCGACGAAGATCAGCTTCATCAACGCGTTCTCGGAGATCACGGAGACCGTCGGCGGCGATATCCGCACCCTGGCCGACGCGCTCGGCCACGACTCGCGGATCGGCCGCCGCTTTCTCAACGCGGGCGTGGGATTCGGCGGCGGTTGCCTGCCCAAGGACATCCGTGCCTTGCAGGCCCGCGTCTCGGAGCTCGGGCTGAACCGCACGATGCAGTTCCTGAACAACATGGACGAGATCAATCTGCGCCGCCGCGATCGGGTGGTGGACCTGGCCGCGCAGCTGCTGGCCGAGGACCGGGACGACGACGGGCGGACGCACACGACCCGCACACAGATCCTTCAGGGCACGCGGATCGCGATCCTCGGCGCCGCGTTCAAGCCGCACTCGGACGACGTGCGTGACTCCCCCGCCCTCGACGTGGCCAACCGGCTGTTCTGCACCGGCGCGGCCACCGCGGTGTTCGACCCGCAGGCCAACGCGAACGCGGCCGCACGCTTCCCGCGGCTGGACTACGTCGGCTCGGCCGAGCAGGCGCTGCGGGACGCGGACCTGGCGATCCTGCTCACCGAGTGGCCCGAGTTCCGGGAACTGGACCCGGCACGCGTCGCCGAGCTGATGCGCACCCCGCGGATGATCGACGGCCGCAATGTGCTCGACCGCACCGCATGGGACGCCGCGGGGGTGCACACCGTGGGGCTAGGACAGCACATCGAGCCCCGGGTGCGCACGGTGGGCGACTGAGAACCGGCCTCCCGGCCGGGGCGGCGAGCGCCCCCGCGTGACACGGCCGTGACCAGCCGCGGTGTTAGCGCGTCGCCGTCCTGACGCGAAAAGGGCCGCTCCCCGCTGAGGCGGGGAGCGGCCCGTCGTCGTCGGCCGAGCCCGTCAGGGCCGACCGGGCGGATCACTCGACGGTGACCGACTTGGCCAGGTTGCGCGGCTGGTCCACGTCGTAGCCCTTCGCGGTGGACAGTTCCAGCGCGTAGATCTGCAGCGGGACGGTGGTCAGCAGCGGCATGAGCATCGGCTGGGTCTCGGGCACCTCGAACACGTCCTCGGCGTAGGCCGACACGGCCTCGTCGCCACGCTCGGCGACCACCATGGTGCGAGCGCCGCGGGCACGGACCTCCTGAATGTTGGAGACGACCTTCGCGTGCAGCGAGTGCCGGTCCATCGGCGAGGGCATCACGACGAACACCGGCTGACCGTCGTCGATCAGCGCGATCGGGCCGTGCTTGAGCTCGCCGGCCGCGAAGCCCTCGGCGTGGATGTAGGCGAGCTCCTTGAGCTTGAGCGCACCCTCCATGGCCACCGGGTAACCGACGTTGCGGCCCAGGAACAGCACGGAGTCGGCGTCCTTCATGGAGCGGGCCAGCTGCTTGATCTGGTCGCCGCGGTCCAGGATGTCCTGGATCTTCGCCGGGATGTCGGCCAGGTCCGCGAGGATGTCCTTGATCTGCTCGCTGAACAGCTGCTTGTTCAGCTGTGCCAGGTACAGGCCGAGCAGATAGGCGGCGGTGATCTGCGCGAGGAACGCCTTGGTCGAGGCCACGGCGATCTCCGGGCCGGCGTGCGTGTACAGCACGGCGTCGGACTCGCGCGGGATGGTCGAGCCGTTGGTGTTGCAGATCGACACGGTGCGGGCACCCTGCTCCTTGGCGTAGCGCACCGCCATCAGGGTGTCCATGGTCTCACCGGACTGGGAGATGGAGACGATCATGGTCGTGGGGTCGATGATCGGGTCGCGGTAGCGGAACTCGTGGGACAGCTCGACCTCGACCGGGATACGGCACCAGTGCTCGATCGCGTACTTGGCCACCATGCCCGCGTACGCGGAGGTGCCGCAGGCCAGGACGATGATCTTGCGCACGTTGAGCAGCTCCTCCGGCTCGATGCGCAGCTCGTCGAGGATCAGGCGGCCGGTCGCGTCGGTGCGGCCGAGCAGGGTGTCCGCGACGGCCTGGGGCTGGTCGTGGATCTCCTTCTCCATGAACGTGTCGTAGCCGCCCTTCTCGGCCGCCGACGCGTCCCAGTCCACCGTGAACTCCTTGCCCTGGGCCGAGTTGCCCTGGAAGTCAGTGATCTCGATGCTGTCTGCCGTGATCGTGACGACCTGGTCCTGGTCGAGCTCGATCGCCTTCCTGGTGAAGTCGATGAAGCCGGAGACGTCGGAGCCCAGGAAGTTCTCGCCCTCGCCGACGCCGACGACCAGCGGGGAGTTGCGGCGCGAGGCGACGACGCGGTCCGGCGAGTCGACGTGGATCGCCAGCAGGGTGAAGGCGCCTTCGAAGCGCTGCGAGGCCAACTGCATGGACTTCGTCAGGTCCTGCTCGCCCTCGTGCCGGTAGATGTGCCCCAGCAGCGTGGCGGCGACCTCGGTGTCGGTCTCGGAGAGGAAGGTGTGGCCCGCGGCCAGCATCTCCTCCTTGATCTGGGCGTAGTTCTCGATGATGCCGTTGTGGATCATCGCCAGACGGCCCTCGTCGGCCAGGTGCGGGTGCGCGTTCTGGTCCGTCGGTCCGCCGTGGGTGGCCCAGCGAGTGTGGCCGATGCCCACCTGCGCGGCCGGCACCGGGGAGCCCTCGAGCTCCTCGGCGAGGTTCGCCAGCTTGCCCGCCTTCTTGCGATGGTAGAGCTCACCGTCGGCCGCCACGGCGATGCCGGCGGAGTCATAGCCTCGGTACTCCAAACGACGCAGCCCCTCCATCAGGACGTCGAGCGCAGAGTGCTCACGCGACGAGGAGGCCTGGCCGATGTATCCAACGATTCCACACATGGGCGCCAGCCTACCGTGCGTGCGGCGCGCGACGCGCCCGCTCGCGCAGCACGCATAATGGGTCGGATGAAGCAGCCCGAGACGCCGTCGATGCACCACGGTTCCCCGTTCGTCGAGCTCGACCGGCCCACCTGGGCGCGCCTGGCCGCCGAGATGGCCCAGCCCTTCGACGAAGAGGACGTCGAGCGTCTACGCGGCATCGGCGACGCGCTCTCGCTCTCCGAGGTCCGGGACGTCTATTTGCCCCTGTCACGCCTGCTGAGCATCCGCGTGGAGGCCGCCGCCGCACTGCGTCGCGCCACGGACGAGTTCCTCGGCGGTCACACTCACCGCACCCCGTTCGTCATCGGCGTCGCCGGCTCCGTCGCGGTCGGCAAATCCACCACCGCCCGTGTGCTGCGGGAGATGCTGCGGCGCTGGCCGACGACCCCGCGCGTGGAGCTGCTCACGACCGACGGATTCCTCTACCCGAACGCCGTGCTCACCGAGCGCGGCATCATGTCCCGCAAGGGCTTCCCCGAGTCCTACGATTTACGGGCGCTGATGCGGTTCATGGCCGATGTGAAGTCGGGGGTCCCCGAGGTCCGCGCCCCGGTGTACTCGCACGTGACCTACGACATCGTCCCCGGGGAGGAACAGGTGGTCCACCGGCCGGACGTGCTCATCGTGGAGGGACTCAATGTCCTCGCTCCGCCGAGGGTGCGCGCCGACGGGACGACCGGGCTGAGCGTCTCGGACTTCTTCGACTTCTCCGTGTACGTCGATGCCCGCACCGACTGGATCCGCGACTGGTACATCAGCCGGTTCATGGACCTGCGGTCCGGAGCGTTCCAGGACCCGCGGGCGTATTTCCACCGCTACGCGACGCTCTCCGACGACGAGGCACGGACGACGGCCAGCGGGATCTGGGACCGCATCAACGGGCCGAACCTGCAGCAGAACGTGCTGCCCACGCGCGGGCGCGCGCGCCTGGTGCTACAGAAAGACGCCCGACACCAGGTGCACCGGGTGCTGCTGCGCAAGGTGTGATGGCCGCCCCGGCCGTGGCCAGGACCACGAGCACGACTCCGCCTCCGCGCGGACGGCTCAGCCGCGTCACGGACGTGGGAGGTGACGCCCGCCGCAGATCGGCGTGTCTCGTCGGCAACATGCCGGCGCCGAGGCAACGGCGGCCTAGAGTCCTACTCATGCTTCAGGGTTTCAAAGAATTCATCATGAAGGGCAACGTCGTCGACCTGGCGGTTGCCGTGGTCATCGGCACCGCGTTCGCGCAGGTCGTCAACGCCCTCGTGGACGCGGTGCTCATGCCGCTCATCTCCGCGCTGGTCGGCTCACCCTCGTTCGACCAGTTCCTGGTCCTCGACATCAACGGCAACGCCATCAAGTTCGGCGTGCTGCTCACCGCGATCGTCAACTTCCTGCTGATCGCCGCGGCCGTGTACTTCGCGATCGTGTTGCCGATGAACAAGCTCATCGAGCGGCGCAACCGGCGCCTGGGCATCGACCCGGACGCCGAGGAGCTCACCGCGGACCAGTCCCTGCTCACCGAGATTCGCGATCTGCTCGCTGAGGGGCGCCGCGACAGCTCCGGCCCTCGCCTCTGACCCGTACACACAGCACGGCCCGGACATCCTCGGATGTCCGGGCCGTCGTCATACGTCCTCACACCCGTCGGCACCGCGCCCGCACTCCGCGCGGCGGCGCCTCTCTCAGCCGCGTTCGCGGTTCTCCCGCGGGCTGTCCTCGCGCGGGGTGTCCGAGCGATCCAGGCACGGCTGCCACGACCGCGCGGAGGACTCGCAGGCCGGCAGCTGCGTGACCCAGGCAGCCGCGGCGAAGAACACCGCGGCCACCGCGCCGAGCACCGCGACCAGCCCCCACCGGCGGGGAGGCCGGGCGGGGCCCTCGGACCACGCCGCCGACGACCCGGTCACGGGTGCAGCGCCAGCTCTCGCTTGACGATGGTCGCCAGGTCCTCCGCCTCGCGTCGAGCCGTGTCCTCGTCGGGCGCCTCGACCATGACGCGCACCACCGGCTCCGTGCCGGAGGGACGCAGGAGCACACGACCCGACTCCCCGAGGCGGGACTCGACCGCGGCCACTGCCGCCTGGACCTCGGGGTCGTCCCCGGTCCGGGTCTTGTCGACGTCCTTGACGTTAATCAGCACCTGCGGAAGGTGGTCCATGACGGTGGCCAGCTCGGACAGCGGCGTGTCCGTGCCTGCCACGCGCGCGGCCACGTGCAGCCCGGTGAGCACGCCGTCGCCCGTGGTCGCGTGGTCCGCGAAGATCACGTGACCGGACTGCTCGCCGCCCAGCGAGTAGCCACCGTGCTTCATGCCGGCCAGCACGTAGCGGTCGCCGACCTTCGTCTCGACCATCCGCACCCCGGCCTCACGCATCGCGAGCTTGAGCCCGAGGTTCGACATCACGGTGACGACCAGGGTGTCGTCCACCAGCTCCCCACGCTCCTTGAGCGCGAGGGCCATGATGCCCATGATCTGGTCGCCGTCGACGATCTCGCCCTTCTCATCGACGGCGAGACAACGGTCCGCGTCGCCGTCGTGCGCGATGCCCAAGTCCGCGCGGTGCTCCCGCACGGCCGCCTGCAGGTTCTCCAGATGCGTCGAGCCGTAGCCGTCGTTGATGTTCACGCCGTCCGGGTCGGCGCCGATGACGACGACCTCGGCACCGGCATCGCGGAACGCGTCCGGCGAGCAGCCCGAGGCCGCACCGTGAGCGCAGTCGAGCACGACTGTGAGGCCCTCGAGCCGGTTCGGCAAGGTCTGCAGCAGGTGCAGCACGTAGCGGTCCTCGGCGTCCGCGAAGCGACGCACCCGACCGACGTCGGCGCCGGTCGGCCGCCGGGGGGCCTCGTGCTCGAGCCGCCGCTGAATCTCGTCCTCCTGCTCGTCGGTGAGCTTCTGCCCGCCGCGGGCGAGGAACTTGATGCCGTTGTCCGGGGCCGGGTTGTGCGAGGCGGAGATCATGACGCCGAAGTCCGCGTCGAGGTCGGCCACCAGGAACGCCGCGGCCGGCGTCGGAAGCACCCCGGCGTCCCAGACGTCCACTCCGGAGGAGGCCAGGCCGGCCAGGACGGCCGCGTTGATGAACTCGCCGCTGATGCGCGGGTCGCGGGCGACGACGGCGGTCGGACGACGCCCGGCGGCGACGGCGTCCGCACCGAGCACCGGCGCGGCGGCCTGGGCGAGCTGCAGGGACAGTTCCACGGTGAGCGTCTCATTGGCCAGGCCACGGACGCCGTCGGTTCCGAACAATCTACTCATAATGAACCACAGTGTAGGCCCCGCCTCGGCCGCCTCACGGGCCGCCCCGCCTCGGCCGTCTCACGGGCCGCCCCGTGGCGGCCGCTGCGCTCCCAGTCGTCCATGAGCCCATTGCCAGCCCGTTGCCAGCGCCGGCGTGCGCCGCATCATCGCCCACGCACCGGACCAGGCGGTAGCATGGCAGGCCGGATAGGACCGCTTCGCCCCGCGACGCCGGCCGTCACGCCCCGCGCGTCGGGCGACCGGTCCCCTCGCTTCAAACCTGCAAAGGACTCCCTGCATGGCCGATCACGTCGAGCACCCGGATGAACACCGCGCCGCCACGCCGCCGTGGCGGCGTCGGACGCTGCTCAGCGGCACCGGGCTCGCCCTGACCGGGGCTCTGGCCGCGTGTGCGGGCACCGGGGGGAAGGACGGCGGCACCGAGCAGGAGAACCCTGAGTCCGGCACGAACACCGCGGACAAGGCATCGCGTGTGAAGGAGCCGGACATCATCGGCACGGCCGATTGGGAGGCCGTGGAGCCCGAGCAGTACCTGCAGACCCTGCATGAGCGCCCCTCCTACCTGGTCATCCACCACACCACGACCCCGAACGTGACGGACGGGTCCCGTGAGGCCGCGATCGAGATCGCCCAGCGGGTCCAGAACGGCCACATCAACCAGCACTGGGGGGACTCCGGCCAGCACTTCACGGTCTCGCGCGGCGGCTTCGCCCTCGAGGCCCGGCACGGCTCGAAGTTCGCCCTCGAGAAGGGCGACCGTTTCATCCTCGGCGTCCACGCGCTCGGCTTCAACGCCTACGCGCTCGGCATCGAGTGCGAGGGCACCTACATGGTCAACCCGCCGCCACAGAAGATGTATGAGGGTCTGCTGCACCTGTGCACGTACATCTGCCAGCAGTACGACCTGCCGCCGTCCCGGATCATCGGCCACCGTGATCTGGTCCGCACGAGCTGCTGCGGCGACGCGTTCTACGCGAAGCTGCCCGTACTGCGCGAGGACGTGAAGGTCTCCCTCGAGCGGGGCGAGCTGCGCGTGAGCGAGGGATTCGGCGCCGACAACCTCTTCGACGATTCGGATGTGAAGGTCGAGGAGCGCCAGGCCCCCGCCGCCTGAGCTGGACCCAGCACGGCCCCTCCCCCGAGCCCGGCTCGGTGGAGGGGCCGTGTCGTTGTCAGCGCACGCGCGGGAATGCGCCGCCGCCGGCATCGTCTTCTCCCTCCGAGACCACGTTCGCCGGTCCGCACACCAGCGGGTCCGGGGTGTGCACGATCCTCGTGTCCTTGTTCGGATACGGCAGCACGTCGAGCACATGCCGCATGGCCTCAAGCCGGGCTCGCTTCTTGTCGTTGGACTTCACGACGGTCCAGGGCGCGTCGGCGGTGTGCGTGTAGAAGAACATCGCTTCCTTCGCCCGGGTGTAGTCCTCCCACTTGTCCAGCGAGGCCAGGTCCGTCGGGGAGAGCTTCCACCGGCGCACCGGGTCGGTCTCCCGCGTGGCGAAACGATTGAGCTGTTCCCCGCGGGAGACGGAGAACCAGAACTTGATCAGACGGATGCCGGAATTGACGAGCATGCGTTCAAGCTCGGGCGCCTCGCGCATGAACTCGAGGTACTGCTGCGGGGTGCAGTAGCCCATCACCCGTTCCACTCCGGCACGGTTGTACCAGGACCGGTCCATCATGACGATCTCACCGCCGGAGGGCAGGTGCGCGATGTAGCGCTGGAAGTACCACTGCGAGGCCTCCGCCTCGGTCGGCTTCTCAAGCGCCACCGTCCGGGCTCCGCGGGGATTCAGGTGCTCGTTGAAGCGCTTGATCGCGCCACCCTTGCCGGCGGCGTCACGGCCTTCGAAGATGATCAGGACCTTCTGCCCGGTCTCCTTGACCCAGAGCTGCATCTTGAGCAGCTCGATCTGCAGCTCGCGCTTGCGACGCTCGTAGACGCGACGCGAGAGCTTCTTGTCGTAGGGATAGCCTTCCCGCCAGGCCTCGGGGTTCGGCGGCGCCAGCTTCCGTCCGCCGCCCAGCGCGCTGCCGAGCTCCGTGAGCTCGTCGACCTCGGCGGCGTAGTCCTGGGTGACGGCGAACGTCGCGACATCCTCGTCGCTCGCCAGACGGTGCTGCCCGGCCAGAACCGTCTCGGCGTCGCGACGCTGGCCGCCTGCCCCGCCGGTCGTCGCCGTGGCCCGGGGCGTCGCCGCGCTGTCGGTGGACGCCGTCGACGCAGGCCCGGCCGGCGCCTGGGCCGTGGCCGCTGTGTCCTGCTTCTTCGCCGAGCGCGACTGGGGTGCGCTCTTCTTGGCCGTGTTCTTCTGCGGCGTGCGGGGGGAGGTCTTCTTCTCGGCCACGGGCGGCTCCTCGTCGATGTGATGCGATGGCTGCCGACGGTCGAGACGGCGATGCCGGCACCCGCCGCGCAGCCCGACCGGACGGCATTGTCCGGCTCCCTGATTCTACGCCGCGCACGCGAGGATCCTCCGCCTGCGGCCAGCGGCACAGGGCGCACGGCGCAGGTCACCGTCGACCCCGGCCGCGACGGGGACGGCGCTCGCCGCGTGGGGCCCGGGAACGCGGACGGCCCCGCCCCTGCGCGAACGCAGGCACGGGGCCGAACGGGCCTGCCGCACGTGAGCGGCAGAGCGGCGCGGGATCAGCGCTTCGAGTACTGCGGGGCCTTGCGTGCCTTCTTGAGGCCGGCCTTCTTGCGCTCGATGATGCGGGCATCGCGGGTGAGGAACCCGGCCTTCTTAAGGGCCGGACGGTTGTGCTCGCGATCGATCTCGTTCAGCGCGCGGGACACACCCAGGCGCAGCGCACCGGCCTGGCCGGAGGGGCCGCCGCCGGCGATGCGGGCGATCACGTCATAGGCGCCCTCGAGCTCCAGCAGGGTGAACGGGTCGTTGACCTCCTGCTGATGCAGCTTGTTCGGGAAGTAGTCCTCCAGGGTGCGGCCGTTGATGGTCCACTGGCCGGAGCCGGGGACGACGCGCACGCGGGCGACGGCCTCCTTGCGGCGGCCCACGGCGGCACCGGCGACCGTGAGGGCCGGACGCTCGGAGGCGACGGGCGCCTCGGCGGTCTGAGCGGACTCGGAGGTGTAGCTGGTCAGCACACCCTCGTTCTCGTTCTCGTTGATAGTCATGGGGGTCTCCTTGAAGAGGTCTCTACGGCGGCGCCCGATTACTGGGCGACCTGGCCGATCTCGAAGGTCTTGGGCTGCTGCGCGGCGTGCGGGTGCTCGGCGCCGCGGTACACCTTCAGCTTGGACAGCTGCTGGTCGGCCAGCGAGTTCTTCGGGAGCATGCCCTTGACGGCCTTCTCAACGGCGCGAACCGGGTTCTTCTCGAGCAGCTCGGCGTAGGAGACGGACTTCAGGCCGCCCGGGTAACCGGAGTGGCGGTAGGCCCGCTTCTTCTCGAGCTTGGCGCCGGTCAGGGCCACCTTCTCGGCGTTGATGATGATGACGTAATCGCCCATGTCCATGTGGGGGGCGAAAGTCGGCTTGTGCTTGCCGCGCAGCAGGGTGGCGGTGTGGGAGGCCAGGCGGCCCAGCACGACGTCGGTGGCGTCGATGACGTGCCACTGACGGTCGGCGTCACCGGGCTTGGGAGAGTACGTACGCACGTTGTCTGCCTTCATGGTCGGTAATCGGTCACAGTGCGCCATGGAAACCGGTCGTGAGGCCGGCACTGAGCACTGTCAGTTCTCGAGCGCGCACCGGGCGCCAGGTGAGGGCTGGCGAGCGTCCGGGGCCCAGAGCATCCGTGGGCGCCGAACGAGAACGCGGCCATGCAACGGGGCCTCTCGCGGCGCGCCTGAATCCGGATACGGACATGCGCAACGACGGTTCAGTCTAGCGCGTTTGCTGTGCCCGTGCCACCCACGGCACCCGCACCGCCCGGATGGTCAGCGCGGATGTGGCTGACGACGCCGACGGGGCGGAGAGCCACAGCTCTCCGCCCCGTCGGGACACTCCCCCGCGCCGCACAGGCGCGGAGGACTCACACGTCAGCGCGAGGCGACGTCGGACAGCGCAGCGCCCGAGTCGACCAGGCCCGCACCGCAGCCTGCGCTGCAGTACACCGGCATGGG
Proteins encoded in this region:
- a CDS encoding UDP-glucose dehydrogenase family protein, which translates into the protein MRISVIGTGYLGATHAACMAELGFEVIGVDVDPAKIQRLARGEVPFHEPGLPELLVKHVDSGRLRFTTDYAEVGGWADVHFIGVGTPQKDGENAADMRFVDAAAMSLAEAITRDALIVGKSTVPVGTAARLREAIAARRTENGLPGRVELAWNPEFLREGYAVKDTISPDRLIVGVESAHAEQLLREVYAAPLEQDTPWIATDFQTAELVKVAANAFLATKISFINAFSEITETVGGDIRTLADALGHDSRIGRRFLNAGVGFGGGCLPKDIRALQARVSELGLNRTMQFLNNMDEINLRRRDRVVDLAAQLLAEDRDDDGRTHTTRTQILQGTRIAILGAAFKPHSDDVRDSPALDVANRLFCTGAATAVFDPQANANAAARFPRLDYVGSAEQALRDADLAILLTEWPEFRELDPARVAELMRTPRMIDGRNVLDRTAWDAAGVHTVGLGQHIEPRVRTVGD
- the glgX gene encoding glycogen debranching protein GlgX encodes the protein MRTLDTGMPYPLGATVDEHGTNFAVSTGREAEAVYLCLIDEHGGEERIELTERHGSTWHVHVAGVGAGQRYGFRVDGPWAPQSGLWFNPHKLLADPYAKAFTGTHQWGQAHHAYSFEDENVRDETDNLGLTMLSVVQSDEFDWGEDAPPATELTDTIVYETHVKGMTATHPEVPEHLRGTYAGLAHPAVVEHLTRLGVTAVELMPVHQFVDDATLQDKGLHNYWGYNTLGYLAPHAAYASDGEIGGQVREFKQMVKDLHAAGLEVILDVVYNHTAEGNHLGPMLSLRGLDNAGYYHLMEDDERHYMDYTGTGNSVNLSSPKSLQLVMDSLRYWVTEMHVDGFRFDLATTLTRVEGEQGPDMLSSFFDVVRQDPVMRTVKLIAEPWDVGWGGYQVGNFPGLWSEWNGMYRDTVRDFWRGEPGTLGEFATRITGSADLYEGDGRTPGASVNFVTAHDGFTLADLVSYNEKHNEANGEDGRDGDSHNRSWNCGAEGPTDDPAIRALRGRQQRNFLATLMVSQGVPMISHGDELGRTQQGNNNTYCQDNELAWIDWANLDEDLLDFTARLIRLRREHTVFRRRRHFDGRPAARDVEAPLPDIVWLEPDATAKTEEDWGAEARSIAFYLNGNAQPEAAADPEGADRDFYVLMNAWWESVPYTLPGPFFPGRWEIVVDTSADLAATQAPHAGERPVVEAGQVLDLPPRSTVILRQV
- the coaA gene encoding type I pantothenate kinase, giving the protein MGRMKQPETPSMHHGSPFVELDRPTWARLAAEMAQPFDEEDVERLRGIGDALSLSEVRDVYLPLSRLLSIRVEAAAALRRATDEFLGGHTHRTPFVIGVAGSVAVGKSTTARVLREMLRRWPTTPRVELLTTDGFLYPNAVLTERGIMSRKGFPESYDLRALMRFMADVKSGVPEVRAPVYSHVTYDIVPGEEQVVHRPDVLIVEGLNVLAPPRVRADGTTGLSVSDFFDFSVYVDARTDWIRDWYISRFMDLRSGAFQDPRAYFHRYATLSDDEARTTASGIWDRINGPNLQQNVLPTRGRARLVLQKDARHQVHRVLLRKV
- the glmS gene encoding glutamine--fructose-6-phosphate transaminase (isomerizing) — encoded protein: MCGIVGYIGQASSSREHSALDVLMEGLRRLEYRGYDSAGIAVAADGELYHRKKAGKLANLAEELEGSPVPAAQVGIGHTRWATHGGPTDQNAHPHLADEGRLAMIHNGIIENYAQIKEEMLAAGHTFLSETDTEVAATLLGHIYRHEGEQDLTKSMQLASQRFEGAFTLLAIHVDSPDRVVASRRNSPLVVGVGEGENFLGSDVSGFIDFTRKAIELDQDQVVTITADSIEITDFQGNSAQGKEFTVDWDASAAEKGGYDTFMEKEIHDQPQAVADTLLGRTDATGRLILDELRIEPEELLNVRKIIVLACGTSAYAGMVAKYAIEHWCRIPVEVELSHEFRYRDPIIDPTTMIVSISQSGETMDTLMAVRYAKEQGARTVSICNTNGSTIPRESDAVLYTHAGPEIAVASTKAFLAQITAAYLLGLYLAQLNKQLFSEQIKDILADLADIPAKIQDILDRGDQIKQLARSMKDADSVLFLGRNVGYPVAMEGALKLKELAYIHAEGFAAGELKHGPIALIDDGQPVFVVMPSPMDRHSLHAKVVSNIQEVRARGARTMVVAERGDEAVSAYAEDVFEVPETQPMLMPLLTTVPLQIYALELSTAKGYDVDQPRNLAKSVTVE
- the mscL gene encoding large conductance mechanosensitive channel protein MscL, with amino-acid sequence MLQGFKEFIMKGNVVDLAVAVVIGTAFAQVVNALVDAVLMPLISALVGSPSFDQFLVLDINGNAIKFGVLLTAIVNFLLIAAAVYFAIVLPMNKLIERRNRRLGIDPDAEELTADQSLLTEIRDLLAEGRRDSSGPRL